Proteins from one Oscillospiraceae bacterium genomic window:
- a CDS encoding chemotaxis protein CheD, whose amino-acid sequence MGNLIVVGISDMKIASGDDMLITYALGSCVGTCLYDSTAKIIGLSHILLSDSGICPNDSNIYKFADTAIKELVRQMKAKGANQYRLHAKIAGGAQMFANSNRIGDKNIKAVIDELNKLGIKIVAHDVGENYGRTMTCHAKDGHVEINAISKGKKAL is encoded by the coding sequence ATGGGAAATCTTATTGTTGTCGGTATATCGGATATGAAAATTGCTTCTGGCGATGACATGCTTATTACATACGCGCTCGGTTCCTGTGTCGGGACATGTCTTTATGACAGTACCGCAAAAATAATAGGTCTGTCACATATCTTATTATCAGACAGCGGAATATGTCCCAACGACAGCAATATTTATAAATTTGCCGATACCGCGATCAAAGAACTGGTCAGACAAATGAAAGCAAAGGGAGCAAATCAATATAGATTGCATGCGAAGATTGCGGGGGGCGCCCAGATGTTTGCAAACAGCAACCGTATCGGCGACAAAAATATAAAAGCGGTAATTGACGAACTGAATAAGCTTGGCATTAAAATTGTAGCTCATGATGTAGGCGAGAATTACGGCAGAACGATGACATGTCATGCAAAAGACGGGCATGTTGAAATAAATGCGATCAGTAAAGGTAAAAAAGCATTATAA
- a CDS encoding WHG domain-containing protein, translated as MPPKQKFSREEIIAASLNITRREGLTGLTARGLGAELKSSARPIFTIFKNMEEVHQETIKAAKAIYSGYVQKGLEEEPAFKGVGTAYVHFSKDEPKLFQLLFMTEKNGISTELSDILPAIDENSNRILESVQKYGMSKEKSYKLYQYLWLFTHGIATLYATGVCRFTDKQVSEMLTEVFVSILRKMKEESEVENDD; from the coding sequence ATGCCGCCAAAACAGAAATTTTCGAGAGAAGAAATTATTGCAGCTTCCTTAAATATAACAAGGCGTGAGGGTTTAACAGGACTCACAGCCAGGGGTTTGGGTGCAGAATTAAAAAGTTCTGCCAGACCGATTTTTACAATATTTAAAAATATGGAAGAAGTGCATCAAGAAACCATAAAAGCAGCTAAAGCGATATATAGCGGATATGTTCAAAAAGGACTTGAAGAAGAACCGGCTTTTAAAGGCGTCGGGACTGCGTATGTACATTTTTCTAAAGATGAGCCGAAATTATTTCAGCTGCTGTTTATGACAGAGAAGAATGGTATATCAACGGAATTGTCGGATATCCTGCCGGCTATTGACGAAAACAGCAACCGCATTTTAGAATCTGTTCAGAAATACGGAATGAGTAAAGAAAAATCCTACAAGCTGTATCAGTATCTATGGCTGTTTACTCACGGTATCGCTACATTGTATGCTACAGGAGTTTGTCGTTTTACTGATAAGCAAGTCAGTGAGATGTTGACGGAAGTATTTGTATCGATATTAAGAAAAATGAAAGAAGAATCCGAGGTGGAGAACGATGATTGA
- a CDS encoding ABC transporter ATP-binding protein, with protein MIEINNIIKEYGNEESSFTALKGISLKINDGDFTVILGPSGSGKSTLLNIVSGLERPNNGTIFYDSVDITTLNDNDLTLFRKNNIGFVFQQYYLLPNLNVDKNVKMGADLVGNREYKQIIEAVGLNDKTDKFPSELSGGEQQRVSVARALAKKPKVLFLDEPTGALDEETGRLILDYIFKLHKKLHFTIIMVTHNTNIADMANTVIKMNSGKVVESYSNREQKSAYVIGW; from the coding sequence ATGATTGAAATAAATAATATAATAAAAGAATACGGGAATGAAGAAAGCTCCTTTACGGCATTAAAAGGTATATCGCTAAAAATCAATGACGGAGATTTCACCGTTATATTAGGTCCGTCCGGCTCAGGGAAATCAACTCTGTTAAATATAGTTTCAGGTCTTGAACGTCCGAACAACGGAACAATATTTTATGACAGTGTAGATATAACAACTCTAAATGACAACGATCTGACATTATTCAGAAAAAATAATATTGGTTTTGTGTTTCAGCAATATTATCTGTTGCCTAATCTGAATGTAGATAAGAATGTAAAAATGGGAGCCGATTTAGTCGGAAACAGAGAATATAAGCAGATTATAGAAGCGGTTGGCTTAAATGATAAAACAGATAAATTTCCAAGCGAGCTTAGTGGCGGAGAGCAACAGAGAGTCTCCGTCGCCAGAGCATTGGCAAAAAAGCCAAAGGTATTATTCTTGGATGAGCCTACAGGCGCATTGGATGAAGAAACTGGCAGATTGATTTTGGATTACATATTTAAACTTCATAAAAAACTACATTTTACAATTATCATGGTAACGCACAACACGAATATTGCTGATATGGCAAATACAGTTATTAAAATGAATAGCGGAAAAGTGGTTGAATCATATTCGAATCGAGAGCAAAAAAGCGCTTATGTGATAGGGTGGTGA
- the asnB gene encoding asparagine synthase (glutamine-hydrolyzing), translating into MCGIAGFCNYERNFTDQYGLWNDILIKMRKAVAHRGSDQTGEYLKSHVGLGHTRLSIRDISGGAQPIVRNICGTEYAIIYNGEIYNIDELKPALTKAGYNFQTTTDTEVILYLYIEYGCDFVSRLNGIFAFAIWDSGLEKLILYRDRAGIKPLFYAIRNNTLVFGSEPKALFCHPEVKPEIDIDSFREVFGIGPARTPGCGVFKGINEILPGRFAVFTIEGFKQSQYWELTAREHSDSYEQTVETVSFLVRDAIKRQMVSDVPVCSFLSGGVDSSIVTGVASNYLKKRGGKLNTFSFDFSGNDVYFKSNSFQPERDRMYVDKMVAAYDLNHTCLECDESLLADMLHTVVDAKDMPGMADIDASLIYFCGLVKEKNKVALTGECADEIFGGYPWFYRKELMNADGFPWSYDISARTALLTDDFIKSLELDEYVSEKYRKTLREVPALYDETAEDKRRREITYLNIKWFMQTLLDRMDRASMYCGLEARVPFADHRIIEYLYNVPWNMKCVNGVEKSLLREACADLLPEEVLHRKKSPYPKTYNPNFHKLVYGRFSQILENPNAPVMAFIDQKKARDFMALPVEYGKPWFGQLMAAPQMAAYILQVNGWMEKFHL; encoded by the coding sequence ATGTGTGGAATCGCAGGATTTTGTAATTACGAAAGAAATTTTACCGATCAATACGGTCTTTGGAATGATATATTGATTAAAATGCGGAAAGCTGTCGCCCATCGGGGCAGCGATCAGACTGGAGAATATTTAAAAAGTCATGTAGGACTTGGTCACACAAGACTGTCAATCAGGGATATATCCGGCGGAGCGCAGCCGATTGTAAGGAATATTTGCGGTACGGAGTATGCTATTATATATAACGGCGAAATTTATAATATTGATGAACTAAAGCCCGCATTGACAAAGGCCGGATATAATTTTCAAACTACTACGGATACGGAAGTTATTTTATACTTATATATCGAGTACGGCTGCGATTTTGTGAGCCGCCTGAACGGTATCTTCGCTTTTGCGATATGGGACAGCGGCTTAGAAAAGCTCATTTTATATCGCGACAGAGCAGGGATAAAACCGCTGTTTTATGCAATCAGAAATAATACTCTTGTGTTCGGTTCTGAGCCAAAGGCGTTATTCTGCCATCCCGAGGTAAAACCGGAAATTGACATAGACAGCTTTCGTGAGGTTTTCGGCATCGGGCCGGCACGGACGCCGGGATGCGGTGTGTTCAAAGGAATAAACGAAATATTGCCCGGACGCTTTGCGGTGTTTACAATAGAGGGATTTAAGCAATCGCAATATTGGGAGCTGACTGCGCGAGAACATTCTGACAGCTATGAACAAACGGTAGAAACCGTATCATTTTTAGTCAGAGATGCGATCAAGCGACAGATGGTGTCCGATGTGCCGGTCTGCAGCTTTTTATCCGGAGGTGTAGATTCGAGCATAGTGACGGGTGTTGCGTCAAATTATCTGAAAAAGAGAGGGGGAAAGCTCAACACATTTTCCTTTGACTTTTCCGGTAACGATGTTTATTTTAAGTCCAACAGCTTTCAGCCAGAACGGGACCGAATGTACGTGGATAAAATGGTTGCTGCATATGATCTGAATCATACCTGCCTGGAGTGCGACGAATCTCTGCTTGCGGATATGCTCCATACGGTTGTCGACGCGAAGGATATGCCGGGTATGGCGGATATCGATGCATCTCTTATATACTTTTGCGGTCTTGTAAAGGAAAAAAACAAAGTGGCGTTGACGGGTGAATGCGCCGATGAGATATTCGGCGGATATCCCTGGTTTTACAGAAAAGAGCTGATGAATGCGGACGGATTCCCATGGTCATATGATATTTCGGCAAGAACCGCGTTGTTAACAGATGATTTTATAAAATCGCTCGAGCTTGATGAATATGTATCAGAAAAATACCGTAAAACGCTCAGGGAGGTTCCCGCTTTATACGATGAAACAGCGGAAGACAAAAGGCGCAGGGAAATAACATATCTGAATATAAAATGGTTTATGCAGACTCTGCTTGACCGTATGGACAGGGCGAGTATGTATTGCGGGCTTGAGGCAAGGGTGCCTTTCGCAGACCACAGGATTATTGAATATCTCTACAATGTACCGTGGAATATGAAGTGCGTCAACGGAGTGGAAAAATCACTCCTTCGCGAGGCCTGCGCCGACTTGCTGCCCGAAGAGGTTTTGCATCGCAAAAAGAGCCCTTATCCAAAAACCTATAATCCAAACTTTCATAAGCTTGTTTACGGACGCTTTTCGCAGATTCTCGAAAACCCAAACGCACCGGTTATGGCGTTTATCGATCAGAAAAAAGCGCGCGATTTTATGGCGCTGCCTGTGGAATACGGCAAGCCGTGGTTCGGGCAGCTCATGGCTGCGCCTCAGATGGCGGCATACATTCTGCAGGTAAACGGATGGATGGAAAAATTTCATTTATAA
- a CDS encoding SGNH/GDSL hydrolase family protein, translated as MNKNNYNEYLEDFTQTGFMLHEPVMLYKIGDKQPCGNIRYKPISGVSVMNSGLNIKYTEGKDYKIEDNTIIMLPNSKMMYITDELYHVTKKEENLSFQKACDGVNLVLFTNSPYIIEHQIAVSYEFDKSECKIEYEKFDDTKLKNTLCILKNKKPLKYVLYGDSITCGFNSSFFMNVEPFLPTWGELIKWKLEDRYNTSVNMINSAVNGMDSGWGAANAKKLIAENNPDLTVLAFGMNDGTLMVKPEKFKENIKSIIDTVGQGDFILVAPMLANPDSAFVGYQEAYYDVLKELVAPNIKVIGMANIHKELLINKKYCDYTGNNINHPNDFLARCYAINILKLLIDTDTSIKPC; from the coding sequence ATGAATAAAAACAATTATAACGAATATCTTGAGGATTTTACGCAGACTGGATTTATGCTTCACGAGCCGGTTATGCTTTATAAAATCGGAGATAAACAGCCATGCGGAAATATCAGATATAAACCTATATCCGGGGTTTCCGTTATGAATTCAGGTTTGAATATCAAATATACCGAAGGTAAAGATTATAAAATCGAAGACAATACGATTATTATGCTGCCGAATTCTAAAATGATGTATATAACGGATGAATTGTATCATGTAACAAAAAAAGAAGAAAATTTATCTTTCCAAAAAGCATGCGACGGAGTTAATCTTGTTTTATTTACTAATTCTCCTTATATAATCGAGCATCAGATTGCCGTTTCATATGAATTTGATAAAAGCGAATGCAAGATTGAATATGAAAAATTTGACGACACAAAGCTGAAAAATACATTATGTATTTTAAAAAATAAGAAGCCTCTTAAATATGTCTTGTACGGTGACAGCATAACCTGCGGATTCAATTCCAGCTTTTTTATGAATGTAGAGCCTTTTTTGCCTACATGGGGAGAGCTTATCAAATGGAAGCTGGAAGATCGGTATAATACATCAGTTAATATGATAAATTCCGCGGTCAACGGAATGGACAGCGGCTGGGGTGCGGCAAACGCAAAAAAGCTGATTGCCGAAAACAATCCGGATCTGACTGTTCTGGCCTTCGGGATGAATGACGGAACTCTAATGGTTAAACCTGAAAAATTCAAGGAAAATATCAAAAGCATTATTGATACGGTCGGGCAAGGCGATTTTATCCTCGTAGCTCCGATGCTTGCAAATCCTGACAGCGCATTCGTAGGTTATCAGGAAGCTTATTATGATGTATTAAAAGAATTGGTTGCGCCTAATATAAAAGTTATCGGTATGGCTAATATTCACAAAGAGCTTCTTATAAATAAAAAATATTGCGATTACACAGGCAATAATATCAATCATCCCAATGATTTTCTGGCTAGATGCTATGCAATCAATATTTTAAAATTGTTGATTGATACTGATACTTCGATCAAGCCTTGCTGA
- a CDS encoding methyltransferase domain-containing protein, giving the protein MDELKLVFPTPEMENAVMDYRTEFFDNGEIRIHGSGGLHNDSDYRIYLDKITHKLIKSGFDVTALDLSAPVIEVTRNKLKEGNYQANLIVSNMTDFKLDRKFSLAIIARSGFMHLLSAEEQRQALCNIYNHLTDDGILTLNTFQPHPKIQSNQMNTSPDDFTLRSEYINKDGHRERIYNAITYNYQTQIMSGNWKFETLDDNGNIIDTRIRPLAMRQTYKQEIEYLFKLCNFDIVNVYNDYRKSPYNGNCIWILNKRG; this is encoded by the coding sequence ATGGACGAGTTGAAATTGGTTTTCCCGACGCCGGAAATGGAAAATGCCGTTATGGATTACAGAACAGAATTCTTCGATAACGGAGAGATAAGAATTCACGGCAGCGGCGGACTGCATAATGACAGTGATTATCGGATATATCTTGATAAAATAACGCACAAGCTTATAAAATCGGGATTTGATGTAACAGCTCTTGATTTATCTGCTCCTGTGATAGAGGTAACAAGAAATAAGCTTAAAGAGGGAAATTATCAGGCAAATTTGATTGTCTCCAATATGACAGATTTCAAGCTTGACCGCAAGTTTTCTCTGGCAATAATCGCTCGCAGTGGTTTTATGCACTTGCTTTCAGCGGAAGAACAACGCCAAGCGTTATGCAATATATATAATCATTTAACCGATGATGGTATACTTACGCTCAACACATTTCAACCACACCCTAAAATACAGTCAAATCAAATGAACACCTCACCTGATGATTTTACTCTGCGTTCTGAATATATAAATAAGGACGGTCACAGAGAACGGATATACAATGCGATTACTTACAATTACCAAACACAAATCATGAGCGGTAACTGGAAATTTGAAACGCTGGATGATAACGGAAATATTATTGATACACGCATTCGACCGCTTGCAATGCGGCAAACATATAAACAGGAAATTGAGTATTTGTTTAAGTTGTGCAATTTTGATATAGTCAATGTTTATAACGACTACCGAAAATCACCGTATAACGGTAATTGCATATGGATTTTAAACAAGAGAGGCTGA
- a CDS encoding helix-turn-helix transcriptional regulator, with protein MQITIGQKIRELRRRDGRTQETLADALGVTSQAVSRWEAGGSYPDMEIIPSIANYFGITIDELFGYECERTKKIDALVNEIQTMNKENNGVDVCIDRCLQLAREAMVEFPGNERIMLCLASVLYNTGYVRYGEHHLTDTEGYDVYDVERHKTYTEWQEAIKLYEKLLSSLGEGDLRHQAVRELVQLYVNTGCYEKAMTIADNAPSFNDCRELLRFNSCDGSKRSEILGDTLLKLVETCSSLMISGVMVNKSNMNENTAVQILQNAAAIYDLVYTDKNYGLYNGSLTRLYLYMSEHLWLDGNHDDAFAALDKALECAKAYEGFSGQTEMTLSAPLLRKVKINPKGYSDLHIASGLSEDWPWWCVPDCSKVKAEMQADPRWAEWVAKTRE; from the coding sequence ATGCAAATTACAATAGGTCAGAAAATACGTGAGCTACGCCGTCGTGACGGCAGGACGCAGGAAACACTGGCGGACGCGCTTGGTGTGACGAGTCAGGCTGTTTCACGCTGGGAGGCTGGCGGAAGTTATCCCGATATGGAGATCATTCCATCAATTGCGAACTATTTCGGTATTACTATTGATGAACTGTTCGGGTATGAGTGTGAACGTACCAAGAAAATTGATGCTCTTGTCAATGAGATACAGACAATGAACAAAGAAAACAACGGTGTTGATGTTTGTATTGACAGATGTCTGCAGCTTGCCCGGGAAGCAATGGTTGAATTTCCCGGCAACGAACGGATTATGCTGTGTCTGGCATCTGTGCTTTACAATACAGGATATGTCCGTTACGGTGAACATCATTTAACTGATACGGAAGGCTATGATGTATACGACGTGGAACGGCACAAAACTTATACAGAGTGGCAGGAAGCGATCAAGCTCTATGAAAAGCTGTTGTCTTCTTTAGGTGAAGGCGACCTTCGTCATCAGGCAGTGCGAGAACTGGTTCAGCTGTATGTTAATACTGGTTGTTATGAAAAAGCTATGACAATTGCCGACAATGCTCCAAGTTTTAACGATTGCCGTGAGCTGCTGCGTTTCAATAGCTGTGATGGCAGTAAACGCTCAGAGATACTTGGCGATACTCTTCTAAAGCTCGTAGAAACATGTTCCAGTCTAATGATTTCTGGTGTCATGGTAAACAAATCCAATATGAATGAAAACACAGCAGTGCAGATCCTTCAAAATGCAGCTGCCATATATGATCTGGTCTACACGGATAAAAATTATGGGCTATATAATGGCAGTTTGACTCGTCTGTATCTGTATATGTCTGAACACCTCTGGCTTGATGGAAATCATGATGATGCATTCGCTGCTTTGGACAAAGCATTGGAATGTGCCAAAGCATATGAGGGTTTCAGCGGTCAAACAGAAATGACATTATCTGCGCCGTTGCTCCGTAAAGTAAAAATCAATCCGAAAGGATATTCAGATTTGCATATTGCATCTGGTTTATCTGAGGATTGGCCCTGGTGGTGCGTACCGGATTGCAGCAAAGTGAAGGCAGAAATGCAGGCTGATCCGCGCTGGGCAGAATGGGTTGCAAAAACAAGGGAATAA
- a CDS encoding chemotaxis protein CheC, whose translation MKKVNINNLNSEQLDVLQEIGNIGAGNAATALATLLSNRVSMSVPILNIVDIKDIADTLGGPENGVVGILMSMSGDVKGLIMLVYEEKFLNTVIRTLLGTDIDGLNNLSEMDKSVFMEVGNILGSAYLNALAQLTGLKIVISPPDICADMAGAIMSVPASIFGMTGDKVLIIREDFIGTEQITSHLIMIPEADSLDIILSSLGII comes from the coding sequence ATGAAAAAAGTAAATATTAATAATCTTAACAGTGAGCAGCTGGATGTATTGCAGGAAATCGGAAATATCGGAGCGGGGAACGCCGCCACGGCGTTGGCGACATTATTGTCAAACAGAGTATCAATGTCTGTGCCTATTCTGAATATTGTTGATATTAAAGATATAGCCGATACGCTCGGAGGGCCTGAAAATGGGGTCGTCGGAATACTTATGTCAATGTCCGGTGACGTCAAAGGCCTTATCATGCTTGTGTATGAAGAGAAATTCTTAAATACCGTGATTCGAACGTTGTTGGGCACGGATATAGACGGGCTGAATAATTTAAGCGAAATGGACAAGTCCGTTTTTATGGAAGTGGGAAATATATTGGGCAGCGCATATTTAAATGCGCTGGCTCAGCTTACCGGACTGAAAATAGTAATTTCGCCACCTGATATTTGTGCTGATATGGCGGGAGCCATTATGAGCGTTCCTGCGTCAATTTTCGGAATGACAGGCGACAAGGTTCTTATTATCCGTGAAGATTTTATCGGTACAGAGCAGATCACAAGTCATTTGATCATGATACCTGAAGCCGATTCGTTGGACATTATTTTATCAAGCTTAGGAATTATTTAA
- a CDS encoding FtsX-like permease family protein: protein MIIRLKDAVKLIGVTIITCCAVFVSTLFMNYNIDIVKIKDLIDSDKIMAFYDAQVLNGKVSCAVSGLCLLLTSVVMLCFYIKHYIDIHKKDLGILKALGYSKFKIAKNFAVFSLSVFTGTTLGLCSAFALLPKFYEVMNEDKILPEIPMHFNFILFLYLVILPTLVFGLLAVGYSYFRLKCSALELLKGKSESAMKKKKSRKQHETEITFLQELKKSTVRNRFILIFFIAFASFCYSAMTQMSMSMKDLASPMMAAIIVIIGFILAFTTLFLAVTTVINANTKQISIMKVFGYSFRECSDAILNGYRPIAYIGFAIGTVYQYVLLKIMVGVFSTTMESIPEYCFDVKAFIIVLISFVFIYEAIMYIYSARIKKISVKEVMSE, encoded by the coding sequence ATGATAATTCGATTGAAAGATGCTGTCAAATTAATAGGAGTTACTATTATTACTTGCTGCGCAGTTTTTGTTTCCACTCTGTTTATGAATTACAATATCGATATAGTAAAAATAAAGGATCTTATTGACAGTGACAAAATAATGGCATTTTATGATGCTCAGGTGTTAAACGGAAAAGTGTCATGCGCTGTCAGCGGTTTATGCTTGTTGTTAACATCTGTTGTTATGCTGTGCTTCTATATCAAACACTATATTGATATACATAAAAAAGATTTAGGGATACTCAAGGCATTGGGATACTCGAAATTTAAAATAGCAAAAAATTTCGCTGTGTTCAGCTTGAGTGTTTTTACAGGAACAACTTTGGGATTATGTTCGGCATTTGCTTTACTGCCAAAATTCTATGAGGTTATGAATGAAGACAAAATACTACCGGAAATACCAATGCATTTTAACTTCATATTGTTTTTGTACCTGGTGATTTTACCCACATTGGTGTTCGGTCTTCTTGCTGTGGGTTACAGTTACTTTAGATTAAAATGTTCTGCGCTGGAGTTGTTAAAAGGGAAAAGCGAATCCGCCATGAAAAAGAAAAAAAGCCGCAAACAACATGAAACGGAAATAACATTTTTACAGGAATTAAAGAAAAGCACAGTAAGAAATCGATTTATACTCATATTTTTTATCGCATTTGCTTCATTTTGCTATTCGGCGATGACTCAAATGTCTATGAGTATGAAAGATTTAGCAAGCCCTATGATGGCGGCTATCATTGTCATTATCGGATTTATTTTAGCATTTACTACCTTGTTTTTAGCCGTTACTACCGTTATAAACGCAAATACGAAACAAATATCTATTATGAAGGTGTTTGGCTATTCATTTCGCGAGTGCAGCGATGCAATTCTCAATGGATACCGACCGATCGCCTATATCGGATTTGCCATAGGGACTGTATATCAATACGTTTTATTAAAAATAATGGTTGGCGTTTTTTCTACGACCATGGAGTCAATTCCGGAATACTGCTTCGATGTTAAAGCTTTTATAATCGTTCTTATCTCGTTTGTTTTTATTTATGAAGCTATAATGTATATCTATTCTGCAAGAATAAAGAAAATTTCCGTAAAAGAGGTTATGTCGGAGTAG
- a CDS encoding HAD-IA family hydrolase: MKAIILDMYGVILKDTGDGFISYVNRTFPDLSVSDIYAHWDKADLGEISSLEVFKLLGYQDDLSKIEKEYLDTVEIDETFYGFASTITEKYKLALISNDSSEWSRYFRDKYKINNYFDVITVSGDVKVKKPDVKIFTLTLEKLGVSASDCVYVDDRRFNLDAAQTLGMDTILFNSRNVPYEGKTVKDFIELADILS; encoded by the coding sequence ATGAAAGCAATAATATTAGATATGTATGGTGTTATTTTAAAAGATACAGGCGATGGTTTTATATCATATGTCAACCGAACATTTCCCGATTTAAGTGTTTCTGATATATATGCGCACTGGGACAAAGCGGACTTGGGTGAAATATCCTCATTGGAAGTATTTAAGTTATTGGGATATCAAGACGATCTCAGTAAAATAGAAAAAGAATATTTGGATACTGTGGAAATTGACGAAACATTTTATGGTTTTGCTTCAACCATAACGGAAAAGTACAAATTAGCATTAATATCAAACGATTCAAGCGAATGGAGTAGATATTTTCGTGATAAGTATAAAATCAACAATTATTTTGATGTCATAACAGTGAGCGGCGATGTAAAAGTTAAAAAGCCCGATGTAAAAATATTTACGCTAACGCTTGAAAAGCTCGGAGTTTCAGCATCTGATTGTGTATATGTGGATGACAGAAGATTTAATTTGGATGCAGCACAAACACTTGGTATGGACACAATCTTATTCAACAGCAGAAACGTTCCTTATGAGGGGAAAACCGTTAAGGATTTCATCGAACTTGCAGATATATTATCTTGA
- a CDS encoding GNAT family N-acetyltransferase, with the protein MIKQLNYNDLPEVLSVIHKSFATVAVEFNITRENCPNHTSFMKLETLQKRFSNGELMFAVHSGDEFIGFVGISDAGNGTYELHNLAVLPEYRQNGYGKMLIDYAKEKVRAFGGQKITIGIIEENTRLMNWYTANGFVHTGTRKFDHLPFTVGFMEWRDNK; encoded by the coding sequence ATGATAAAGCAACTAAATTATAATGATCTTCCCGAAGTACTTTCAGTCATTCATAAAAGCTTCGCGACTGTTGCTGTGGAATTTAATATTACACGCGAGAATTGCCCAAATCATACAAGCTTCATGAAGCTTGAAACACTGCAAAAGCGATTTTCAAACGGAGAATTGATGTTCGCTGTACATAGCGGCGATGAGTTTATTGGCTTTGTTGGGATTTCAGATGCCGGGAATGGTACGTATGAGTTACATAATCTTGCCGTACTGCCGGAATACCGCCAGAACGGATACGGTAAAATGCTTATCGATTACGCAAAAGAAAAAGTCCGCGCATTCGGCGGACAAAAAATTACAATAGGTATTATCGAGGAAAACACAAGACTTATGAACTGGTATACGGCAAACGGATTTGTCCATACCGGAACGAGAAAATTCGATCACCTGCCGTTTACGGTGGGATTTATGGAATGGAGAGATAATAAATGA
- a CDS encoding GNAT family N-acetyltransferase — translation MNITIRNAESGDNLKIHLLQEEIAKLHFDGRPDLFRQEARYYSDEAFSEMLNDSNHFIFIAENESGEIAGYAFAYIIKYRGHSTYRDFDMFYIGDICVLSTYRRHGIGKKLFEKCKLQAINSHCDNIDLGVFSFNRDAIAFYESCGMSERMRRMEMRID, via the coding sequence ATGAATATCACAATACGAAACGCCGAGAGCGGCGACAATTTGAAGATTCATCTTCTTCAGGAGGAGATAGCAAAGCTACACTTTGACGGCAGACCTGACCTGTTCCGCCAGGAAGCGCGGTATTATTCTGACGAAGCTTTTTCAGAAATGCTCAATGATTCCAATCATTTTATTTTCATTGCCGAAAATGAGAGCGGAGAGATTGCGGGATACGCTTTCGCATATATAATAAAATACCGCGGACACAGTACATACCGCGATTTCGATATGTTTTATATCGGCGACATATGCGTTTTAAGCACATACAGACGGCATGGTATAGGAAAGAAGCTGTTTGAAAAATGCAAATTGCAGGCGATCAATTCACACTGTGATAATATTGATCTCGGAGTATTCAGCTTCAACCGCGATGCGATCGCGTTCTACGAAAGCTGCGGCATGAGCGAGCGAATGAGAAGAATGGAAATGAGGATTGATTAA